A stretch of Cellulosilyticum sp. I15G10I2 DNA encodes these proteins:
- the trmL gene encoding tRNA (uridine(34)/cytosine(34)/5-carboxymethylaminomethyluridine(34)-2'-O)-methyltransferase TrmL — translation MNIVLHEPEIPQNTGNIARTCAATGAKLHLIEPLGFSIDEKNLKRAGLDYWELLDVRTYKNFEDFLVQNDYPKIYMATTKSKQTYTEVQYEEDAYIMFGKESAGIPEEILLNYKETAIRIPMIKEARSLNLSNSAAIVLYEALRQNEFLTLETKGQLHRYEW, via the coding sequence ATGAATATTGTTTTACACGAACCAGAAATACCGCAAAATACAGGGAATATCGCAAGAACTTGTGCAGCTACTGGCGCTAAGTTGCATCTTATTGAACCTTTAGGCTTTTCGATTGATGAGAAAAATCTTAAAAGAGCAGGTTTAGATTATTGGGAACTTTTAGATGTGAGGACTTATAAAAACTTTGAAGATTTTTTAGTACAGAATGATTATCCTAAGATTTATATGGCAACAACTAAATCTAAGCAGACCTATACTGAGGTGCAGTATGAAGAAGATGCTTATATTATGTTTGGTAAGGAAAGTGCGGGTATTCCAGAAGAGATTTTGTTAAATTATAAAGAAACTGCCATAAGAATTCCTATGATTAAAGAAGCCCGTTCCCTTAATCTTTCTAATTCAGCAGCTATTGTTTTATATGAAGCCCTTAGACAAAATGAGTTTTTAACATTAGAGACTAAGGGACAGCTGCATCGCTATGAATGGTAA
- a CDS encoding C40 family peptidase: MKNFRRCVFIASFLFLPIIQVYASDINANRIFPSYTGISGKIIGKNINIRRYPNIYAQVIMRADNKAIRVVGQNEEWYKIMMNNEEGWVYKQYVQVALPELVPYSKILGEEIVDYGKQFIGTPYRWGGNDLKRGVDCSGLTKEIYKTFDIDISRVSYMQVRDGKRVAKSELIPGDLVFFDTSGKNRGKISHVGIYAGADRFLHADGNRGVMISSLNSPYYTRNYVTGARIIKT, from the coding sequence ATGAAAAACTTTAGGAGATGTGTATTTATAGCGAGCTTCCTGTTTTTACCTATAATACAGGTCTACGCAAGTGATATAAATGCAAATAGAATTTTTCCAAGTTATACAGGGATATCAGGTAAAATTATTGGGAAAAATATTAATATAAGAAGATATCCTAATATTTATGCTCAGGTCATCATGCGTGCTGATAATAAAGCAATACGTGTTGTTGGACAAAATGAAGAGTGGTATAAGATTATGATGAATAATGAGGAAGGATGGGTTTATAAACAATATGTACAAGTTGCATTACCGGAACTTGTTCCTTATAGCAAAATCCTAGGAGAAGAGATAGTAGACTATGGCAAACAATTTATTGGGACGCCTTATAGATGGGGAGGCAATGACCTCAAAAGAGGTGTAGATTGCTCCGGCCTTACCAAAGAGATATATAAGACTTTTGATATCGATATCAGCAGAGTCTCTTATATGCAGGTACGAGACGGCAAGCGTGTAGCTAAATCCGAGCTTATCCCAGGAGATTTAGTTTTCTTTGATACTTCAGGTAAGAACAGAGGAAAAATTTCTCATGTAGGTATTTATGCAGGCGCAGATAGGTTTTTACACGCCGATGGAAACCGTGGGGTTATGATTAGCAGTCTTAACAGCCCGTATTATACGCGAAATTATGTGACAGGCGCTCGTATTATTAAAACTTAA